In one Chitinophaga sancti genomic region, the following are encoded:
- a CDS encoding AsmA-like C-terminal region-containing protein, translating into MKTRKRIFRILYVVLGSMLALLGIASLILYTQQERLTQMALRELNKQLPGDLVVGGSNIAPFENFPYVSIGLKNVTFYANKQHTGKPLYQVERLFVGFSLPDIIFQKYNVKVLVVKNGYLHLVKERNGKIDIVEANRIKSDAAVADSGESSPMNLDIKKIILRNLDISYTDKVMGSHIATHIDKIKTSFKMDGDVINASMEGKQLVDYTTPADTVLFRRKHIETDLQLSFDSKKQLLNMPKGKLKMEQASFNVTGSLDMSHGNLVDIKLEGDKPDINVLLSFAPASVNEQLSHFKYDGRISFKGIIKGKLGDGVMPFISVTFGCENAYFLNPDANKKVDSLSFKGYYTNGAARSLKTSELHILNMSALPEKGVFKGNFVMRDFTDPKIVMQLNSELELEFIGAFLGIKDLQKVTGHISLNMNFKELVDMQLPEASLGKLKEGIQSELTVSNLTFRIPNYPHMVRNMNLHANMRNGMVTLDSLALRVGQSDIMLSGSLSDLPAVFHKHQQPVKVTLNAHSNRILMSDILAFDSAKARQAKEVINGFNIALSLETSVHQLLHPAPLPKGTFKMEKLNAAFKYYPHAFHDFGTEVTINDTALLMRNFGGLIDSTDLKLSARVINYQLWFEKVKRGKTQVAFDLKSQHLAMNDLLGKISRNYVPKDYQHEVGSNIWLRAKCDMKYDSIFKFAKLHIANISGSLKVHPIDMDKINGTIMYGNNRFVRIDTLTGRIGNSDFDISGRLFYGKDTTLKKKPNFLTFKSRKLDVDQLTNYKLSGVEEDEDKPLVAPAAVRNTVTDSIHKSAFNIFNVPFTDITVDAVVGKVKYHHLWIKDFTTKMRMQRDHHLYIDTLGMHIAEGTIGMRGHFNGSDPAKIMFRSRIRFNDVNIEKMMLKLDYFGQDYVINKNVKGRLFGQVRCRVLMHPDLTPRLEDSEATLDVDIRNGSLVNFTPMKAMASYFKDKNLNKINFDTLRNKLTLKNGVLEIPKMNINSSLGFIEISGKQGLDFSMEYYLRVPMKVVTSAGWQGLFGRKKEEVNPDQEDAIEYRDKNKTVRFMNIKVTGTPDKFKVGLGKAKKA; encoded by the coding sequence ATGAAGACACGGAAACGTATTTTTCGTATCCTGTACGTTGTATTGGGTTCTATGCTGGCATTATTAGGGATTGCCTCTCTTATTCTGTATACGCAGCAGGAACGATTAACACAAATGGCACTGAGGGAGCTGAATAAGCAGTTGCCCGGTGACCTCGTAGTGGGAGGTAGTAACATCGCTCCATTTGAAAATTTCCCTTACGTATCTATTGGGCTGAAGAATGTAACATTTTATGCTAACAAACAGCATACTGGTAAACCTTTGTATCAGGTGGAGCGGTTGTTTGTCGGGTTCAGTTTGCCGGATATTATCTTCCAGAAATATAATGTAAAGGTACTGGTGGTGAAAAACGGGTACCTGCACCTGGTAAAGGAGCGGAATGGGAAGATCGATATTGTGGAAGCAAACAGGATCAAATCGGATGCTGCGGTGGCAGATAGTGGTGAATCTTCGCCCATGAACCTGGATATAAAAAAGATCATTCTGAGAAACCTGGATATCTCGTATACCGATAAGGTGATGGGATCACATATTGCTACGCATATTGATAAGATCAAAACATCGTTCAAAATGGATGGTGATGTGATCAATGCCAGCATGGAAGGTAAGCAGTTGGTGGATTATACTACTCCGGCAGATACGGTATTGTTCAGGCGTAAGCATATTGAGACTGACCTGCAATTAAGTTTTGATAGTAAGAAACAGTTGCTGAATATGCCTAAGGGCAAGTTGAAAATGGAACAGGCCAGTTTTAATGTAACCGGTTCCCTGGATATGTCTCATGGCAACCTGGTAGACATAAAACTGGAGGGAGATAAGCCGGATATTAACGTGTTATTATCCTTTGCACCAGCGAGTGTTAATGAACAGTTAAGTCATTTTAAATACGATGGCCGGATTTCTTTCAAAGGGATTATAAAGGGAAAACTGGGAGATGGTGTGATGCCTTTTATCTCAGTTACTTTCGGTTGTGAAAACGCATACTTCCTGAACCCGGATGCGAATAAAAAGGTAGACAGCCTGAGTTTTAAAGGATATTATACGAATGGTGCAGCACGTTCGCTCAAAACCTCTGAACTGCACATCCTGAATATGAGTGCACTGCCTGAAAAAGGAGTTTTCAAAGGCAATTTTGTGATGCGTGACTTTACTGATCCGAAGATTGTGATGCAGCTGAATTCGGAACTGGAACTGGAATTTATCGGGGCCTTCCTGGGTATCAAAGACCTGCAAAAGGTAACAGGACATATCAGTCTGAACATGAACTTCAAGGAACTGGTAGACATGCAATTGCCGGAAGCTTCCCTGGGTAAACTGAAAGAAGGAATCCAGAGTGAACTAACGGTGAGTAACCTGACCTTCCGGATCCCCAATTATCCGCATATGGTGCGTAATATGAACCTGCATGCGAACATGAGGAATGGGATGGTGACCCTGGACAGTCTTGCATTGCGTGTAGGGCAATCAGATATTATGCTGAGTGGTTCCCTGAGTGACCTTCCGGCCGTGTTTCATAAGCACCAGCAACCGGTGAAAGTGACCTTGAATGCGCATAGTAACAGGATACTGATGAGTGATATCCTGGCTTTTGATTCTGCTAAAGCAAGGCAGGCGAAAGAGGTGATCAATGGATTCAATATTGCATTGTCTCTGGAGACATCAGTACACCAGTTGCTGCATCCGGCGCCATTACCGAAAGGCACTTTCAAAATGGAGAAACTGAATGCTGCATTTAAATATTATCCGCATGCATTTCATGATTTTGGCACGGAGGTAACAATCAACGATACTGCATTGCTGATGCGTAATTTTGGTGGATTGATCGATAGTACTGATCTGAAACTGAGTGCAAGAGTGATTAATTATCAGTTGTGGTTTGAGAAGGTAAAGAGGGGTAAAACCCAGGTTGCATTTGACCTGAAATCACAACACCTGGCCATGAATGATCTGCTGGGAAAGATCAGCAGAAACTATGTGCCGAAAGACTATCAGCATGAGGTGGGCAGTAATATCTGGTTGCGTGCCAAGTGCGATATGAAGTACGATTCTATCTTCAAATTTGCCAAACTCCATATTGCGAATATATCCGGATCATTGAAAGTTCATCCGATCGACATGGACAAAATCAATGGTACGATCATGTATGGTAATAACCGTTTTGTACGCATTGATACGCTGACGGGAAGAATTGGGAACAGTGATTTTGATATCAGTGGCCGCTTATTCTATGGAAAGGATACAACGCTGAAGAAGAAACCTAACTTCCTTACGTTTAAATCCCGGAAACTGGATGTGGATCAGCTGACGAATTATAAATTATCAGGTGTGGAAGAGGATGAAGATAAGCCACTGGTAGCACCTGCGGCCGTGAGAAATACGGTGACGGATTCTATTCATAAGAGTGCGTTCAACATCTTCAATGTACCGTTTACCGATATCACTGTAGATGCGGTAGTGGGTAAGGTAAAGTACCATCATTTGTGGATAAAGGACTTTACCACGAAGATGCGGATGCAAAGAGATCATCACCTGTATATCGATACCCTGGGTATGCATATTGCGGAAGGTACGATTGGTATGAGGGGGCATTTTAACGGGTCTGATCCGGCTAAGATCATGTTCAGGAGCAGGATTCGTTTCAATGATGTGAATATTGAGAAGATGATGTTGAAACTGGATTATTTTGGGCAGGATTATGTGATCAATAAGAATGTGAAGGGAAGGTTATTCGGACAGGTGAGATGTCGTGTACTGATGCACCCTGATCTAACACCGAGACTTGAAGACTCAGAAGCTACGCTGGATGTGGATATCAGGAATGGTAGTCTGGTGAACTTTACACCCATGAAGGCGATGGCGAGTTACTTCAAAGACAAGAATCTGAACAAGATCAACTTTGATACGCTGAGAAATAAGCTGACTTTAAAGAATGGCGTATTGGAGATCCCAAAAATGAATATCAACTCCTCACTTGGGTTTATTGAAATATCAGGTAAGCAGGGATTGGATTTTAGCATGGAGTATTACCTGAGAGTGCCGATGAAGGTAGTGACAAGTGCGGGCTGGCAGGGATTATTTGGCAGGAAGAAAGAAGAGGTAAATCCGGATCAGGAGGATGCGATTGAGTATAGAGACAAGAACAAGACGGTCCGTTTCATGAATATTAAAGTGACCGGTACGCCGGATAAGTTTAAAGTCGGATTAGGGAAAGCGAAAAAAGCGTAG
- the spt gene encoding serine palmitoyltransferase: MSKMLRAKMAGNPRVESAKERGIWPYFRPISSGQDTEVEIQGKKVLMFGSNSYLGLTNHPQVIAAAVKATEKYGTGCAGSRFLNGTLDLHLELESRLARFVGKENAIVFSTGFQANLGALSSLTGRNDYIVLDELDHASIIDGSRLSFSKVVKYKHNDMDSLEAKLQALPSTAVRLIAVDGVFSMEGDLAKLPDIVSLADTYGANIMVDDAHGLGILGMNGTGTASHFGLTDKVDVIMGTFSKSFASLGGFIAADNTIIEYLKHTARALIFSASMTPAAVASVLATLDIIESEPDHIKRLWDNTEYARKLLEEAGFDTGEVSETPIIPIYIRNEEGVFSITKRLQELGLFVNPVVPPAVPPDATLIRFSLMATHTFDQIERAIEMLVKAFKEEGIPLREKQNGNIVLQ, encoded by the coding sequence ATGAGTAAAATGTTACGTGCGAAGATGGCGGGAAATCCCCGGGTAGAAAGTGCAAAGGAGAGGGGCATCTGGCCTTATTTCAGGCCTATTTCTTCCGGTCAGGACACTGAGGTCGAAATTCAGGGTAAGAAAGTACTGATGTTTGGATCCAATTCCTATTTAGGGCTTACAAACCATCCTCAGGTGATAGCTGCCGCTGTCAAAGCAACAGAAAAATACGGAACCGGTTGCGCGGGGTCTCGTTTTTTAAATGGAACGCTGGATTTACATCTGGAACTGGAATCAAGGCTGGCCAGGTTTGTAGGCAAAGAGAATGCGATCGTATTCAGCACTGGTTTTCAGGCCAATCTGGGTGCATTGTCAAGTCTGACGGGCCGCAATGACTACATTGTCCTGGATGAACTGGATCATGCTTCTATTATTGATGGTAGCCGTTTATCCTTCTCCAAGGTAGTTAAGTACAAGCATAATGATATGGACAGCCTTGAAGCCAAGTTACAGGCTTTGCCTTCAACAGCTGTACGTCTGATTGCTGTGGATGGCGTGTTCAGCATGGAGGGTGATCTGGCAAAATTGCCTGACATCGTATCTCTGGCTGATACTTATGGTGCAAATATCATGGTGGACGATGCGCATGGTCTGGGTATCCTGGGTATGAATGGTACCGGTACTGCTTCTCACTTTGGTCTTACCGACAAAGTAGATGTGATCATGGGTACTTTCAGCAAGTCTTTTGCTTCCCTGGGTGGATTTATTGCAGCGGACAATACCATTATTGAGTACCTGAAACACACTGCGCGCGCCCTGATCTTCAGTGCAAGCATGACCCCGGCTGCCGTGGCAAGTGTACTGGCGACCCTGGATATCATTGAATCAGAACCTGACCACATCAAGCGTTTATGGGATAATACAGAATATGCCCGCAAGCTGCTGGAAGAAGCTGGTTTTGATACAGGGGAAGTATCCGAAACGCCTATTATTCCTATTTACATCCGCAATGAGGAAGGAGTATTCAGTATTACCAAGCGATTACAGGAACTGGGTCTCTTTGTGAATCCTGTGGTACCTCCTGCGGTTCCTCCTGATGCTACACTGATTCGTTTTTCACTGATGGCGACACACACTTTTGACCAGATTGAAAGAGCGATAGAAATGCTGGTGAAAGCATTCAAGGAAGAAGGAATTCCTTTAAGAGAAAAACAGAACGGGAACATAGTGCTGCAATAA
- a CDS encoding NAD-dependent epimerase/dehydratase family protein codes for MRKVLITGASGFLGFHLIEAALAEGMEVHAGVRPSSDVAHLQHLEISFVNLDFRDVSGMAALLQEQQYTDIIHAAGATRAKNEAAFNEINAGYTENLLKAIVQSGIELNRFVYFSSLAAVGPKAYEAEWPEQDEVSPAPVTLYGKSKLLAEQLLKQYARVPWVVLRPTAIYGPRDKDLFVLFKTYGWRLEPYMGKGPQQLSFVYVKDVAQAAIRALNGQFIHTCYDVSDGNSYDRYALAKVTKGLLGIRTLRIHMPLTLIRWIAGIAEATSKGMPLLNRDRLNELTAQNWNCSIIRIQRELGYQPDFTLEKGMRETLDWYTGNHWL; via the coding sequence ATGAGGAAAGTATTGATTACAGGTGCAAGCGGATTTCTGGGCTTCCATTTAATCGAAGCCGCGCTGGCAGAGGGAATGGAAGTGCACGCAGGAGTAAGGCCCTCCAGTGATGTTGCGCATTTGCAACATTTGGAGATCTCTTTCGTGAACCTTGATTTTCGCGATGTGTCTGGCATGGCAGCCTTGCTACAGGAGCAACAATACACAGACATTATTCATGCTGCAGGTGCCACCCGTGCAAAAAATGAGGCAGCTTTCAATGAGATTAATGCAGGATACACTGAGAATCTTCTGAAAGCGATCGTACAATCTGGTATTGAACTGAACAGGTTCGTTTATTTCAGTAGTCTGGCAGCAGTAGGGCCAAAAGCTTATGAAGCGGAATGGCCGGAGCAGGACGAGGTATCACCCGCTCCCGTGACGTTGTATGGCAAGAGTAAGTTGCTGGCAGAACAATTGTTGAAGCAATACGCCCGGGTTCCCTGGGTCGTATTGCGGCCTACGGCCATCTACGGCCCAAGGGACAAGGACCTGTTCGTATTGTTCAAAACTTATGGCTGGCGATTGGAGCCGTATATGGGAAAGGGGCCCCAGCAGCTGAGTTTTGTTTATGTAAAAGATGTGGCACAGGCTGCCATTCGCGCATTAAACGGACAATTTATACATACCTGTTATGATGTTTCTGACGGTAACAGTTATGACCGTTATGCATTAGCCAAAGTGACAAAGGGTTTGTTAGGCATCAGGACATTACGTATTCACATGCCATTAACATTGATCCGGTGGATAGCCGGAATAGCCGAAGCAACAAGTAAGGGCATGCCGTTGTTAAATAGGGACCGGTTAAATGAGTTAACTGCCCAAAACTGGAACTGTAGCATAATACGTATACAAAGAGAACTTGGATACCAACCTGACTTCACACTTGAAAAAGGGATGAGGGAGACCCTGGATTGGTATACCGGGAACCACTGGTT